Proteins encoded together in one Hevea brasiliensis isolate MT/VB/25A 57/8 chromosome 16, ASM3005281v1, whole genome shotgun sequence window:
- the LOC110641818 gene encoding delta-aminolevulinic acid dehydratase 1, chloroplastic, giving the protein MGSTTIFSASSTVPAMKVLDWKNYVGLKPTVNDLRFSGVKTSVKVCPKRVLIVRASETQGGPMKKLGLSDAECEAAVVAGNVPEAPPVPPKPAAPAGTPVVPLLPLSRRPRRNRKSPTLRASFRETNLSPSNFVYPLFIHEGEEDTPIGAMPGCYRLGWRHGLVEEVAKARDVGVNSIVLFPKVPDALKSPTGDEAYNDNGLVPRAIRLLKDKFPDLVIYTDVALDPYSSDGHDGIVREDGVIMNDETVHQLCKQAVSQARAGADVVSPSDMMDGRVGAIRTALDAEGFHHVSIMSYTAKYASSFYGPFREALDSNPRFGDKKTYQMNPANYREALIEACEDESEGADILLVKPGLPYLDIIRLLREKSPLPIAAYQVSGEYSMIKAGGVLNMIDEERVMMESLMCLRRAGADIILTYFALQAARYLCGEKR; this is encoded by the exons ATGGGTTCAACAACAATCTTCAGTGCTTCCTCTACTGTCCCTGCAATGAAGGTTTTAGACTGGAAGAACTACGTTGGTTTAAAGCCAACCGTTAATGATTTGAGGTTCAGTGGTGTTAAGACCTCAGTCAAAGTGTGTCCCAAGCGTGTTTTGATCGTCAGGGCTAGTGAAACGCAGGGTGGGCCAATGAAGAAGTTGGGGCTCAGTGATGCAGAATGTGAAGCCGCCGTTGTGGCGGGAAATGTGCCTGAGGCGCCTCCTGTGCCTCCTAAGCCCGCTGCACCAGCTGGAACTCCTGTGGTTCCTTTGCTT CCACTCAGCAGGCGTCCTCGTCGTAATCGCAAGTCACCCACATTGAGAGCATCATTCCGGGAAACTAATTTATCACCTTCAAATTTTGTCTATCCACTTTTTATTCATGAAG GTGAGGAGGACACACCTATTGGAGCAATGCCTGGATGTTACAGGCTTGGATGGAGACATGGACTTGTGGAAGAG GTGGCAAAGGCTCGGGATGTTGGTGTGAATAGCATTGTGCTCTTCCCAAAAGTTCCAGATGCTCTAAAG TCACCAACAGGAGATGAAGCATACAATGATAATGGTCTAGTCCCTCGAGCAATACGGTTGTTGAAGGATAAATTTCCCGATCTT GTTATTTACACTGATGTTGCTCTGGATCCATATTCCTCTGATGGACATGATGGTATTGTCAGAGAAGATG GAGTTATAATGAATGATGAAACAGTGCATCAACTGTGTAAACAAGCTGTTTCTCAG GCCCGAGCTGGGGCGGATGTTGTTAGTCCTAGTGACATGATGGATGGCCGTGTTGGAGCAATTCGGACAGCTCTTGATGCGGAAGGCTTTCATCATGTTTCAATCATGTCCTACACAGCAAA GTATGCAAGTTCATTTTATGGTCCATTCCGAGAAGCACTGGACTCAAATCCACGATTTGGAGACAAAAAGAC CTATCAGATGAACCCAGCAAATTACAGAGAGGCTCTTATTGAGGCCTGTGAAGACGAGTCTGAAGGAGCTGATATCCTTCTG GTGAAACCGGGTCTTCCCTATTTGGATATCATAAGGCTCCTCAGAGAGAAGTCTCCTTTGCCTATTGCTGCATATCAG GTGTCAGGTGAATACTCGATGATTAAAGCTGGCGGAGTTCTCAACATGATTGATGAAGAAAGAGTGATGATGGAGTCGTTGATGTGTCTCCGTCGGGCTGGTGCTGACATCATCTTAACATATTTTGCTCTACAAGCTGCTAGATATTTATGTGGTGAGAAGAGGTGA